A section of the Rhipicephalus sanguineus isolate Rsan-2018 chromosome 11, BIME_Rsan_1.4, whole genome shotgun sequence genome encodes:
- the LOC125756414 gene encoding amine sulfotransferase-like, with the protein MIQRRGPAKNLNMDQESYRFVEGVWMHKYFRDEAIRSAIRYKPREGDIVVVMYGDYFDHLLPWYERRNDANVLFLTYEELRADTRGQVLQIADFLGKHHAAALREDNNILQEVLTTCSLQNMKAFFSEEPLKMFKELAEKASENFACAELLKNLPTETAEMHEPIGFVRKGTVGDWRNHFTPEQINQMKEWIAMKTRGCDVMTLWNNCDLP; encoded by the exons ATGATACAGCGGCGGG GCCCCGCCAAAAACTTGAATATGGACCAGGAGTCATACCGCTTCGTCGAAGGCGTTTGGATGCACAAGTACTTTCGGGACGAAGCCATCCGCTCCGCGATCAGATACAAGCCTCGTGAAGGAGATATTGTTGTC GTCATGTACGGTGACTACTTTGACCATCTCTTGCCCTGGTATGAACGGAGAAATGACGCCAATGTCCTTTTCCTCACCTACGAGGAACTGAGGGCGGACACCAGAGGGCAGGTTCTCCAAATCGCCGACTTTCTGGGTAAACACCACGCCGCCGCTCTTCGTGAAGACAACAATATACTTCAGGAAGTGCTGACCACTTGCAGTCTGCAAAACATGAAGGCCTTCTTCAGCGAAGAGCCCCTGAAGATGTTCAAGGAATTAGCGGAAAAGGCATCGGAGAATTTTGCTTGCGCAGAATTGTTGAAGAACCTCCCAACCGAGACAGCCGAAATGCATGAACCGATTGGGTTTGTGCGCAAGGGAACTGTGGGCGACTGGAGAAACCACTTCACACCTGAGCAGATAAACCAAATGAAAGAGTGGATAGCGATGAAAACACGGGGATGTGACGTAATGACGCTCTGGAATAACTGCGACCTTCCATAG